The sequence CGGCGGTTCTGCGGGCCCCCGCACTCCGGTCGTGCACAGCCCGCCTCCGCAGCGAACTGGAGGACCACCAAGATGCCGACTGCATCAATCACTCGCCATCCCCCCGCCGATGCCGCTCCACGCTCCCGCTCGGCCCGCTCCGTACAGGCCGGCACGAAGCGCCTGCCGCCCGAAGCTCACGCCTTCCGGCGTCGGCACGGCGACCCCGTCGGCTGGGATTCCGGCGAATGGGCCGCCTACCTCGGTCTCGGGGGCGCGTCATGACCGCGGGGTGGGATGCAGTTCCCGCCTCGACGACATGGACGGTCCACGAGATCACGGGCCAGGCGTGCCCGTGCTGCCACTCCATCTACAGCCTGGCACGGGAGAAGGTCACCGGTCCGGACGACCGTCACACATGCCGACCCTGCACCGTCCTGATCGGCGTCTCCACGGAAGCGGAGGCCGCGCGGTGACCCAGAAGCTGCCGCAGGTCGGAGATGAGGTCGAGTACGCCCCCGGGCGGCTGGCTGTCGTCACGGACATCCGCAAGGGCGTCCCCTACCTGCGGAGGTCGGGGATCGGGGAATGGCCGGTGCGGGACCCGGCAGGTCTGACGGTGAAGCGGACACGGGCCCAGCGGATCGCGGACGGTGATCCGTGGTGAGCCGCGCCTACGCCCCGGCCCGGAACGCCGATGTGCCGCTCGCCCGGCCCGGGGCGACCTGCCGAACCACAAGCACGCGACCAAGGAGCACCTCATGGCCGTTCCTCTCCCGAAAGCCGATGTGGACTGGACTGCGCTGCGGAACTTCGCGGCACTGCGCGGACAGCTCAGGGTCTCTCTCACCCCCATCTGCAACGTGAAGTGCTGGTTCTGCCACAACGAAGGCGACGTACCGCCGCCGTTCACCCACCTGCATCGCGACGCTCGACCACGCGCCCGCGAACTGGCCGCCGCCGACTACGTGGACGTGCTGCGCGAGCTGATCGGCGCCGGTTTGAGGCGGGTGTACTTCACTGGCGGTGAGCCGCTGGCGTCGAAGCTCGCGCGGCCGGTCCTCACTCAGCTCCCCGTCAGGGGCCCGGATGTGTCCTATGCGCTGATCACGAACGGGCTTCTGGTGCGCACGCATCAGGACTGGCTCGCCACGACCGGTCTGGACAAGGTGAAGGTCTCCCTGCACTACTTCTCCGACGACTCCTTCCGGGCCATCGCCCAGACCCGGTCCAGCGTTGCGACCGTCCTGGACGGGATCGAGGCCGCGCGGGAGATGTGCGAGCGGGTGGAGCTGAACACGCTCATCCAGCGCGAGAACGAGCACGAGCTGCAAGACATCCTCGCCTTCGCTCTCGACCGCAGGATGCCGGTGCAGTTCATCGAGCTGGTCGACACCGACTTCCACATCGGCCGGAAGGCCTCAGCTGTCGGTGCGCAGGGAATCATCGACCACCTGCGCACCCTGACCAGCGACGAGGAGGTAGAGGTCTCCGGTGTCGGCCAGGGCCGGAGGATTTTCCGCATCGACGGCATCGAGATCGACGTCATCCACCGTGAACTGGGCCGCCACCACGTCGGTCAGTGCGGAACCTGTCCCGTGCGGGCCAAGTGCGTCGAGGGTTTCTGGGCTTTGCGCATGGACCACGCCGGCGGTATCCAGCCCTGCCTGCTGCGGGAGGACTTGCGCAGGGACATCCGGCCGCTGCTGGCCGATCCGGAGACCATTCCCCTGGCAGTGGCCCAGCACGTGGCCGCCTTCACCGAGGGCACCCTGTGAGCCCCCTGCGCGCCCCGTACACACCCGGGGCGCAAGAAGGCCGCAGAGGGCCGTTCGTGGTACTGGAAGGCGTCTCTGGTGTCGGAAAGTCCACACTCACCCGCCTCCTGGCCAAACGGCTCGGCGCAACGGCCATCCACACCCTTCCCGAGCCGCACACCGGCCTGTCCTCTGCGATCAACGCACAGCTTCGGCCGCTGCCGCAGTTCGCCTTCTACCTCTCCGGCCTCCTGCACGCCTCCGACGTCGTACGCGAGGCGCTGACGGCGGGGCCGGTGATCGCAGACCGGTATGCCTCCTCGGTCATGGCCTGCCACACCGCCGTCAACGGGGTCGGCCTGGAGCAGGTGAAGAAGCTGATCGCCCCCTTCACGCCGTACCTGCTGGCACCGGACGTCACGTTCTACCTCGCCGGCTCCGATCGTTCGCTGAAGAAGCGGTTGGGGACCAAGGCGGACGTGAAGCAGGACGACACCGAGCTGTTCGGCGTCCCCGGCCGCCTGGCCACACTGCGGGCGAACTTTGATGCCGTGGCCGAAGAGGACCCGAGCGCGGTCACGCTCCCCACGGACGGGCAGCGCCCGGACGACCTGGCCGACATCATCATCAAGCACCTGGAGGCGAGGCGTGCTCAACCCGATCGACACCGCAGCCGTCATCCGTGACGGCCGTGTCGCCGGCACATTCCCGGGCGAGATCCACAAGGGCGTGGCCTGGTGGGTCGCCGCGTGCTTCGTCGTGGTGAGCCGGACGTCCCGGATCGCGGTGGCCCACGACGGCCACCCCACCACCGGAGACTTTCACCGGAGATTCTGCCGCGGGGCCATCAACGCCCAGCACTTCAGTTGCCAGCTGGCGGACCTCGGCGAAGCCAATGAGGATCAGCTTGTGCACGCCATGCAGGCGCTCGGAAACATCCCCGGTGCCCTGCTGTCCACGACCGGCGACGGCGGCCGGCAGACCGTCACCATCCGACTCTACGACGCGGAGGGCCGGCCGCTCACCGAGGACACCGGCCTGGCGAAAGTGCGCGAGATGATCGCCGCAGACCGGGTGCCGATCCCCGTCAACGACCAGGCCAAAGGCCGGATTACGCTGCGACGAGACCTGGTGGAGACGAAGTGATCGACGTGTCAGAGGTCATTCAGAGTGGCACCAGCGTCCTCTTCGTTACCCTCGACTCGCTGCGCTACGACGTAGCGCGCGCCGCCCTGCACGCCGGCCAGACCCCGCGCCTGGCGACGATGCTCCCAGGCGGTCAATGGGAGGAACGCCGAACCCCTGGCACCTTCACTCTCCCTGCGCACATGGCGTTCTTCTCCGGCTTCCTGCCCAAGCTCCCACGACCCACCCAGCCACCGCGTCTGTGGGAGTGCCGCCCTCCCGCCTTCAAGGCCGTCGATCCCGGCACGTTCGTCTTCGACGCACCGAATCTCCTCACCGGGCTGGCCCTGCACGGATACCGCACCGTGTGCATCGGCGGCGTGACGTACTTCTCGCGGGAAACCCCACTCGGGTCGGTCCTTCCGGACATGTTCCACGAGGACCACTGGCGGCCGGAGTTCTGCTCACCGGAGCCCGACTCCACGCGCCACCAGGCCGATCATGCTCTGGCCATCGCCGACAAGCACGCCGGCCGGCCGCTGTTCCTCTTCGTCAACGTCTCGGCGGCCCACGTCCCCCACGGCCACTACGTCGGAGACAGCACTGACTCCTGGCACTCCCAGGCCGCCGCGCTCGCCTACGCAGACGAACACCTCGGCCGCCTGGTGGACGGGCTTACCAGCGCCAAGAGGTGGCTGGTCATCATGTGTGCCGACCACGGCGACGCCTTCGGCGAGGACGGCTACCACGGCCGCGGGATCACACACCCCACGGTTCTGAACGTGCCGTTCGCCGCCTGGCTGACTCCGTCGGCGCCTCAGGCGGATACGCTCTCGGGCCATGACCGACGCACCCGCCCGGGAGGCGGCGACGCGTGACGCCTCCGTCATCGTGGCCCGTGACCCAAACGGCATGGTCGCCGTCCTGACCACCGAATTCCCCTCGCATGGAGGGGACTACCTGTTCCTTCCCGGAGGGCGCCGGGAGCCCGGCGAAACACCGGAACAATGCGCGCAACGCGAGCTGCGTGAGGAAGCCGGCGTCACCGCCAAGACCTGGCGCCCCCTCGGCTCCTACGCCATGACCCTGCACTCGACCGCCCGCATTTACCTCTACCTGGCCGAAGGTCTCACCCGCGGCCCGCAGCAACTCACGCCGAATGAAGAGAACTTCACACTCATGTGGTGGCCGATGTCCGACGCGATCCAGGCCGCGGCAGAAGGCCGCTTCCTGCTTCAAGGCGGCCCGCTCGCACTGCTGCTCGTCCAGCACGTCACGCAGCCTGACGAGAGCTGAACGCGGCTGGTGTCCGACGGGCGGGTGGGTGGCGGGGATGCCCTGCCCGCCGGCAGGCCCCCGGGACCGACAGAACGCAATGCCGCGGCGAAACGCGCCCCGTGCGTCGCCCCTCCTACACCCGCGGCACCCGGATAACCCCCTCCTGGATCACCGAAGCCGCCAGTTGTCCGTCCGCCGTGAAGATCCGGCCCTTGCCCAGGCCCCGGCCGCTCTGGGCCGTGGGGGATTCCTGGTCGTAGAGGAGCCATTCGTCGGCGCGCAGGGGGCGGTGGAACCACATGGCGTGGTCCAGGCTGGCGCCGACCACGTCGCCGACCGCCCAGCCGCCGCGGCCGTGGGCGAGCAGGATCGAGTCCAGCAGGGTCATGTCGGAGACGTAGGTGACCAGGCAGATGTCCAGCAGGGGGCGGGGGATCTCGCCGTCGTCGTCGAGTTTGCCCTGGGTGCGGAACCAGACCTGGGAGCGGGGCTCGCGGGGCTCGCCGACGGTGGCGTAGGGCGGCTCGTCGACGTAGCGCAGGTCGATCGCGGCCCGCGCCTCCAGCAGCCGCTCGGCGACGGCCGGGGTGAGGAACCGTCCGGCGTGCCGGGGCAGCATCTCGGCGGCGGTGGGCAGCTCCAGCGGGTCCGGGGCCGGCGGCATCGGCTCCTGGTGTTCCAGGCCCTCCTCGTGGACCTGGAAGGAGGCCGAGAGGTGGAAGATCGGCTGGCCGTGCTGGACGGCGACGACCCGGCGGGTGGTGAAGGACCGGCCGTCGCGGATGCGGTCGACGGTGTAGACGATGGGGGCGCCGGGGTCCCCGGGGCGCAGGAAGTACGCGTGCAGGGAGTGCGGCGGACGGTCGGCGGGGGCCGTGCGCCCGGCCGCGACCAGGGCCTGGGCGGCGACCTGGCCGCCGAAGACCCGGGGCACGACCGAGGCGCGGCTCTCGCCCCGGAAGATGTCCTGCTCGATCCGCTCCAGCGCGAGCAGATCGAGCAGGGACCGGAGTGCGTCGTTCACGTGCGCGGTGCCCTTACGGCCTAGAGACCCATGGACTTGGCGATGATGGACTTCATGACCTCGCTGGTGCCGCCGTAGATGCGGTTGACGCGGTTGTCGGCGTAGAGGCGGGCGATCGGGTACTCGTTCATGTAGCCGTACCCGCCGTGCAGCTGGAGGCAGCGGTCGATCACGCGGTGCGCGACCTCGGTGCAGAACAGCTTGGCGCTGGCGGCCTCGGCCGGGGACAGCTCGCCCGCGTCCAGGGCCTCCAGGGTGCGGTCGGCGACGGCCTGCGCGGCGTCCACCTCGGCCTGGCAGGCGGCCAGCTCGAACTTGGTGTTCTGGAAGGAGGCGACGGTCTTGCCGAAGATGGTGCGGTCCTGCACGTACTCCTTGGCGAACCGGACGGCCGCCGCGGCCTGCGCGTAGGCACCGAAGGCGATGCCCCAGCGCTCCGAGGCGAGGTTCAGGCCCAGGTAGGAGAAGCCCTTGTTCTCCTCGCCCAGCAGGTCCTCGACCGGGACCTTGACGTCGACGAAGGCCAGCTCGGCGGTGTCGGAGGTCTTCAGGCCGAGCTTGTCCAGCTTGCGGCCGACGGAGTAGCCCTCGGCCTTGGTGTCGACGGCGAAGAGGGAGATGCCGAAGCGGCGGTCGTCCTCCTTCGGCGCGGCGGTACGGGCGCACACGATCACGCGGTCGGCGTGCACGCCGCCGGTGATGAAGGTCTTGGCGCCGTTGAGGACGTAGTGCGTGCCGTCCTCGGAGAGCTTCGCGGTGGTCTTCATGCCCGCGAGGTCGGAGCCGGTGCCCGGCTCGGTCATCGCGAGGGCCCACATCTCCTCGCCGGAGACGAACTTCGGCAGGAAGCGCTTCTTCTGCTCGTCGGTGGCGAGCATCTTGAGGTACGGCAGGCCGAGCAGCACATGCACGCCGGAGCCGCCGAAGGTGACGCCCGCGCGGGCGGTCTCCTCGTACATCACGGCCTCGAACTTGTACGAGTCGATGCCCGCGCCGCCGAACTCCTCGTCCACGCGGATGCCGAATATGCCCAGCTCGGCGAGCTTGTAGTAGAAGTCGCGCGGCGCCTGGCCGGCGGCGAACCACTCGTCGTACACAGGTACGACCTCGGCCTCGATGAAGGCCCGCAGGGTCTCCCGGAACGCCTCGTGATCCTCGTTGAACACCGTACGGCGCATGCCATGGCCTCCTTAGACCGCCGCGTCTGGCTAAGCGCTTGCTCAGCTTCTCTCCGAAGCGAAAGCTACCGGCCAGTCACTAAAGCTGTCCAGAGGAGAGCGGGGCGCGGTGGGCGACGCCACACCCGGCCCCGTACACGCCGCGCCCCGCCCCGCACGCGCTACGCCCCCCGCACGCCCACCGCGACCGACTCCCCCGCCACCGATTCCCCACTCTGCGGTTCCCCGCCCTCCGCTTCCCCGTCCTCCGGCTCCCCGGCCACCGCACCGAACGCCCCCAGCGCCAGCCGGTGCAGCAGCTCCGCCATCTCCGTACGGCCCGGGAGGGCGCCCGGCCGGCCGAGGTGCGGGGTGGAGTTGAGCAGGCCGAAGACGGCGTGCACCGCGGCGCGGGCCCGGGACTCGGAGGGGAGGGCGTGAACCCGGCGGACGACCTCCACCCACAGCTCCACGTACTCCCGCTGGAGCCGGCGGACCCGCTTGCGGTCGGCCTCCCGCAGCCGGTCCAGCTCACGGTCGTGCAGGGTGATCAGCGGCCGGTCGTCCAGCGCGAAGTCGATATGGCCCTCGATCAGCGCGTCCAGCACCGCTTCCGGGCTCTCGCCGCCCTCGGCCACCCGCATCCGGCCGCCCTCCAGCAGCCGCTCGCTGATGCCGACCAGCAGCTCGGCGAGCATCGCGTCCTTGCCGGCGAAGTGCCGGTAGAGGCCGGGGCCCGAGATGCCCACGGCCGCCCCTATCTCGTCCACGCCGACGCCGTGGAAGCCGCGCTCCGCGAAGAGCCGGGCCGCCTCCTTGAGGATCTGCTCGCGGCGGCTGGTCGGGGCGGCGGACTGCGCATTACTCATGCCGTCGATTGTAGACAGCCGGGTTAGTGCTCGTTAACCTGACAGCAGATGTGGTTAACGCCCATTAACCCGGATGGCCCGGCGGCTGCGGACCGCGGCACCGGGACATTCGACCGAGCAAGGGGGCTCGTACTGATGGAGCAGGCACCGGTGCTGGGGAGTACCGCCGATCCGGCGTCCGACTCCTGGCGGGCCAACGAGGCCGCGCACCGCGAGCTGGCCGCCGAGCTGCGCGAAAAGCTCGCGGCGGCCAGGCTGGGCGGCGGCGAGAAGGCCAGGGCGCGGCACACCGCGCGCGGCAAGCTGCTGCCCCGCGACCGGGTGGACGCCCTGCTGGACCCCGGCTCGCCGTTCCTGGAGCTGGCGCCGCTGGCCGCGGAGGGGATGTACGGCGGGGCCGCGCCGGCCGCGGGCGTGATCGCCGGCATCGGCCGGGTCTCCGGCCGGGAGACGGTGATCGTCGCCAATGACGCCACGGTCAAGGGCGGCACCTACTACCCGATGACGGTCAAGAAGCATCTGCGGGCGCAGGAGATCGCCCTGGAGAACCGCCTGCCCTGTCTCTACCTCGTGGACTCCGGCGGCGCCTTCCTGCCGATGCAGGACGAGGTCTTCCCCGACCGGGAGCACTTCGGGCGGATCTTCTACAACCAGGCCCGGATGTCGGGGGCCGGTATTCCGCAGATCGCGGCCGTTCTCGGTTCCTGCACAGCCGGCGGCGCGTACGTCCCGGCCATGAGCGACGAGGCCGTGATCGTCCGCAACCAGGGCACGATCTTCCTGGGCGGTCCGCCGCTGGTGAAGGCCGCCACCGGCGAGGTGGTCACCGCCGAGGAGCTGGGCGGCGGCGAGGTGCACGCCAAGACCTCCGGGGTCACCGACCATCTCGCCGAGGACGACGCCCATGCGCTGCGCCTGGTGCGCAGCATCGTCGGCACCCTCGGCGAGCGCGCACCGCTCCCGTGGACCGTGCGGACGGTCGAGGAGCCCAAGGCCGATCCGGCCGGGCTGTACGGCGCGGTGCCCGCGGACTCCCGTACGCCCTATGACGTCCGGGAGGTGATCGCCCGGCTGGTGGACGGCTCGCGCTTCGCCGAGTTCAAGGCGGAGTACGGCACGACGCTGGTCACCGGCTTCGCCCATCTCCACGGCCACCCGGTCGGCATCGTCGCCAACAACGGCATCCTGTTCTCCGAATCCGCCCAGAAGGGCGCCCACTTCATCGAGCTGTGCGACCAGCGCGGCATCCCGCTGCTGTTCCTGCAGAACATCTCCGGCTTCATGGTGGGGCGTTCGTACGAGGCCGGCGGCATCGCCAAGCACGGCGCGAAGATGGTGACGGCGGTGGCCTGCACCCGCGTGCCCAAGCTGACGGTCGTCATCGGCGGCTCCTACGGGGCGGGCAACTACTCCATGTGCGGCCGGGCCTACTCCCCCCGCTTCCTGTGGATGTGGCCGAACGCCAAGATCTCGGTGATGGGCGGCGAGCAGGCCGCCTCCGTCCTCGCCACCGTCAAGCGCGACCAGCTGGAGGCGCACGGCGAGGAGTGGAGCGCCGAGGAGGAGGCCGCCTTCAAGGCGCCGGTCCGCGAGCAGTACGAGACCCAGGGCAGCGCCTATTACGCGACCGCGCGGCTGTGGGACGACGGCGTGATCGACCCGCTGGAGACCCGGCAGGTGCTGGGCCTGGCGCTGACCGCCTGCGCCAACGCCCCGCTGCCCGAGAAGGACCGCACCGCGCCCGGCTACGGCGTCTTCCGGATGTGAGAGGGATGTCCCCAGCAATGGCCACCAATTTCGACACCGTGCTGATCGCCAACCGCGGCGAGATCGCGGTCCGTGTCATCCGTACGCTGCGCGCCCTCGGCATCCGCTCGGTCGCGGTCTACAGCGACGCGGACGCCGACGCCCGCCATGTCCGCGAGGCCGACACCGCCGTGCGCATCGGCCCGGCCCCGGCCGCCGAGAGCTATCTGTCCGTGGAACGGCTGCTGGACGCGGCGGCCAGGACCGGCGCCCAGGCGGTCCACCCGGGCTACGGATTCCTCGCCGAGAACGCCGCCTTCGCCCGTGCCTGCGCGGACGCCGGGCTGGTCTTCATCGGCCCGTCCGCCGACGCCATCGAGCTGATGGGCGACAAGATCCGTGCCAAGGAGACGGTGCGGGAGGCCGGCGTCCCGGTCGTCCCCGGCTCCTCCGGCAGCGGGCTGGACGACGGCCAACTGGCCGCGGCGGCACGGGAGATCGGCATGCCGGTGCTGCTCAAGCCGTCCGCGGGCGGCGGCGGCAAGGGCATGCGGCTGGTGCGCGAGGAAGCGCTGCTGGCCGACGAGATCGCCTCCGCCCGCCGCGAGGCCCGCTCCTCCTTCGGCGACGACACCCTCCTCGTCGAGCGCTGGATCGACCGGCCCCGGCACATCGAGATCCAGGTGCTGGCGGACGGCCACGGCAACGTCATCCACCTCGGCGAGCGCGAGTGCTCCCTCCAGCGCCGCCACCAGAAGGTCATCGAGGAGGCCCCCTCGGTCCTGCTGGACGAGGCGACCCGCGCCGCGATGGGCGAGGCGGCCGTGCAGGCGGCCCGCTCCTGCGGCTACCGCGGCGCCGGCACCGTCGAGTTCATCGTCCCGGGCAAGGACCCGGCCTCGTACTACTTCATGGAGATGAACACCCGCCTCCAGGTCGAGCACCCGGTCACCGAGCTGGTCACCGGCCTCGACCTGGTCGAGTGGCAGCTGCGGGTCGCGGCCGGCGAACACCTGCGCCACGCCCAGGAGGACATCACCCTCACCGGGCACGCCATCGAGGCCCGGATCTGCGCCGAGGACCCGGCCCGCGACTTCCTGCCGACCGGCGGCACGGTGCTGGCGCTGCACGAGGTGCAGGGCGACGGGCTGCGCACGGACTCCGGCCTGTCCCGCGGCGTGGAGGTCGGCAGCCGCTACGACCCGATGCTCTCCAAGGTCATCGCCCACGGCCCGGACCGGGCGAGTGCGCTGCGCCGGCTGCGGGCCGCGCTGGCCGGGACGGTCACCCTCGGGGTGACCACCAACGCCGGTTTCCTGCGGCGGCTGCTGGCCCATCCGGACGTGGTCTCCGGCGAGCTGGACACCGGGCTGGTGGAGCGCGAGGCGGCCGGGCTGGTCGACGGCGGGGTGCCGGACGAGGTGTACACGGCGGCCGCGGCGGTGCGGCAGGCCGCCCTGGAGCCGGCGGTGGACGGGGGCGGCTGGCGCGACCCGTTCGCCGCGCCCAGCGGCTTCCGCCTCGGCGGCGAGCCCGCGCCCGTCCGCCACTGGCTGCGCGTCCCCGGCCACGACCCCGTCGCCCACGACGTACGGCCGGGCGCGGAGGCGTCCTGGCAGGTCACGCCGGACCGGGTACGGGTCACCGCCGACGGGGTGCTGCACACCTTCCACCGCAGCGGCGACTGGCTCGGCCGGGACGGCGACTCCTGGCAGGTGACCTCGTACGACCCGGTGGCCGCCGCGCTGCGCGGCGCCGCCGGGGCCCATGGCGCGGACACCCTGGCCGCCCCGATGCCGGGCACCGTCACCGTCGTCAAGGTCGCCGTCGGCGACGAGGTGGCCGCGGGCCAGGGCCTGCTGGTGGTCGAGGCGATGAAGATGGAGCACGTCATCTCCGCGCCGCACGCCGGCACCGTCACCGAACTGGACGTCACCGCGGGCAGCACCGTCGCCATGGACCAGATCCTGGCCGTGATCACCCCGCACGAGGACCCCGACGAGGCCGCCGCGACCGCGACCGAGCCCGGGGCCGAGGAGGGGAGCACCCGATGACCGCGGCCGGACTGCCGATGGAGGTCACCGCGGAGGGGCTGCCCACCCGCGTACGGATCCATGAGGTCGGCGCGCGCGACGGCCTGCAGAACGAGCAGACCGTGGTGCCCACCGAGATCAAGGCGGAGTTCATCCGCCGGCTCGCCGACGCCGGCCTGCCGACCGTCGAGGCCACCAGCTTCGTCCACCCCAAGTGGGTGCCCCAGCTCGCCGACGCGGAGCAGCTGTTCCCGCAGCTGGACGGCATCGATCCGCACCGGCTCCCGGTGCTGGTGCCCAACGAACGCGGTCTGGACCGTGCGCTCGCCCTGGGCGCCCGCCGGATCGCGGTGTTCGGCAGCGCCACCGAGTCCTTCGCCAAGGCCAACCTCAACCGCACGGTCGACGAGGCGCTGGCGATGTTCGCCCCGGTCGTCGCGCGGGCCAAGGACGCCAAGGTGCAGGTCCGCGGCTACCTCTCGATGTGCTTCGGCGACCCCTGGGAGGGGCCGGTGCCCGTCGCGCAGACCGTCCGGGTCTGCCGGGCGCTGCTCGACCTGGGCTGCGACGAGCTGAGCCTGGGCGACACCATCGGCGTGGCCACCCCCGGTCATGTGCAGACCCTGCTGGCCTCCCTCAACGAGGCCGGCGTGGCCACCTCCCGGATCGGCGTGCACTTCCACGACACCTACGGGCAGGCCCTCGCCAACACCTTCGCCGCGCTGCAGCACGGCGTCACCACCGTCGACGCCTCGGCGGGCGGCCTCGGCGGCTGCCCCTACGCCAAGAGCGCCACCGGCAACCTCGCCACCGAAGACCTGGTGTGGATGCTGCACGGTCTCGGCATCGGGACCGGGGTCGACCTGGACCGGCTGGCCGCCACCAGCGTGTGGATGGCGGACGTCCTGGGCCGGCCGAGCCCCTCCCGCACCCTTCGCGCCCTCTCCCCCAAGGAGTGACCCTCATGTCACTGGACCACCGTCTGCCCGCCGAGCTGGAAGAACTCCGGCGCACCGTCGAGGCGTTCGCGCACGACGTCGTCGCCCCGAAGATCGGCGAGTACTACGAGCAGCATGC is a genomic window of Streptomyces sp. Edi2 containing:
- a CDS encoding radical SAM protein, translating into MAVPLPKADVDWTALRNFAALRGQLRVSLTPICNVKCWFCHNEGDVPPPFTHLHRDARPRARELAAADYVDVLRELIGAGLRRVYFTGGEPLASKLARPVLTQLPVRGPDVSYALITNGLLVRTHQDWLATTGLDKVKVSLHYFSDDSFRAIAQTRSSVATVLDGIEAAREMCERVELNTLIQRENEHELQDILAFALDRRMPVQFIELVDTDFHIGRKASAVGAQGIIDHLRTLTSDEEVEVSGVGQGRRIFRIDGIEIDVIHRELGRHHVGQCGTCPVRAKCVEGFWALRMDHAGGIQPCLLREDLRRDIRPLLADPETIPLAVAQHVAAFTEGTL
- a CDS encoding thymidylate kinase, encoding MSPLRAPYTPGAQEGRRGPFVVLEGVSGVGKSTLTRLLAKRLGATAIHTLPEPHTGLSSAINAQLRPLPQFAFYLSGLLHASDVVREALTAGPVIADRYASSVMACHTAVNGVGLEQVKKLIAPFTPYLLAPDVTFYLAGSDRSLKKRLGTKADVKQDDTELFGVPGRLATLRANFDAVAEEDPSAVTLPTDGQRPDDLADIIIKHLEARRAQPDRHRSRHP
- a CDS encoding STM4013/SEN3800 family hydrolase; the protein is MIDVSEVIQSGTSVLFVTLDSLRYDVARAALHAGQTPRLATMLPGGQWEERRTPGTFTLPAHMAFFSGFLPKLPRPTQPPRLWECRPPAFKAVDPGTFVFDAPNLLTGLALHGYRTVCIGGVTYFSRETPLGSVLPDMFHEDHWRPEFCSPEPDSTRHQADHALAIADKHAGRPLFLFVNVSAAHVPHGHYVGDSTDSWHSQAAALAYADEHLGRLVDGLTSAKRWLVIMCADHGDAFGEDGYHGRGITHPTVLNVPFAAWLTPSAPQADTLSGHDRRTRPGGGDA
- a CDS encoding NUDIX hydrolase, coding for MTDAPAREAATRDASVIVARDPNGMVAVLTTEFPSHGGDYLFLPGGRREPGETPEQCAQRELREEAGVTAKTWRPLGSYAMTLHSTARIYLYLAEGLTRGPQQLTPNEENFTLMWWPMSDAIQAAAEGRFLLQGGPLALLLVQHVTQPDES
- a CDS encoding acyl-CoA thioesterase II, with amino-acid sequence MNDALRSLLDLLALERIEQDIFRGESRASVVPRVFGGQVAAQALVAAGRTAPADRPPHSLHAYFLRPGDPGAPIVYTVDRIRDGRSFTTRRVVAVQHGQPIFHLSASFQVHEEGLEHQEPMPPAPDPLELPTAAEMLPRHAGRFLTPAVAERLLEARAAIDLRYVDEPPYATVGEPREPRSQVWFRTQGKLDDDGEIPRPLLDICLVTYVSDMTLLDSILLAHGRGGWAVGDVVGASLDHAMWFHRPLRADEWLLYDQESPTAQSGRGLGKGRIFTADGQLAASVIQEGVIRVPRV
- a CDS encoding acyl-CoA dehydrogenase family protein, with the translated sequence MRRTVFNEDHEAFRETLRAFIEAEVVPVYDEWFAAGQAPRDFYYKLAELGIFGIRVDEEFGGAGIDSYKFEAVMYEETARAGVTFGGSGVHVLLGLPYLKMLATDEQKKRFLPKFVSGEEMWALAMTEPGTGSDLAGMKTTAKLSEDGTHYVLNGAKTFITGGVHADRVIVCARTAAPKEDDRRFGISLFAVDTKAEGYSVGRKLDKLGLKTSDTAELAFVDVKVPVEDLLGEENKGFSYLGLNLASERWGIAFGAYAQAAAAVRFAKEYVQDRTIFGKTVASFQNTKFELAACQAEVDAAQAVADRTLEALDAGELSPAEAASAKLFCTEVAHRVIDRCLQLHGGYGYMNEYPIARLYADNRVNRIYGGTSEVMKSIIAKSMGL
- a CDS encoding TetR/AcrR family transcriptional regulator, which encodes MSNAQSAAPTSRREQILKEAARLFAERGFHGVGVDEIGAAVGISGPGLYRHFAGKDAMLAELLVGISERLLEGGRMRVAEGGESPEAVLDALIEGHIDFALDDRPLITLHDRELDRLREADRKRVRRLQREYVELWVEVVRRVHALPSESRARAAVHAVFGLLNSTPHLGRPGALPGRTEMAELLHRLALGAFGAVAGEPEDGEAEGGEPQSGESVAGESVAVGVRGA
- a CDS encoding carboxyl transferase domain-containing protein → MEQAPVLGSTADPASDSWRANEAAHRELAAELREKLAAARLGGGEKARARHTARGKLLPRDRVDALLDPGSPFLELAPLAAEGMYGGAAPAAGVIAGIGRVSGRETVIVANDATVKGGTYYPMTVKKHLRAQEIALENRLPCLYLVDSGGAFLPMQDEVFPDREHFGRIFYNQARMSGAGIPQIAAVLGSCTAGGAYVPAMSDEAVIVRNQGTIFLGGPPLVKAATGEVVTAEELGGGEVHAKTSGVTDHLAEDDAHALRLVRSIVGTLGERAPLPWTVRTVEEPKADPAGLYGAVPADSRTPYDVREVIARLVDGSRFAEFKAEYGTTLVTGFAHLHGHPVGIVANNGILFSESAQKGAHFIELCDQRGIPLLFLQNISGFMVGRSYEAGGIAKHGAKMVTAVACTRVPKLTVVIGGSYGAGNYSMCGRAYSPRFLWMWPNAKISVMGGEQAASVLATVKRDQLEAHGEEWSAEEEAAFKAPVREQYETQGSAYYATARLWDDGVIDPLETRQVLGLALTACANAPLPEKDRTAPGYGVFRM
- a CDS encoding acetyl-CoA carboxylase biotin carboxylase subunit, with product MATNFDTVLIANRGEIAVRVIRTLRALGIRSVAVYSDADADARHVREADTAVRIGPAPAAESYLSVERLLDAAARTGAQAVHPGYGFLAENAAFARACADAGLVFIGPSADAIELMGDKIRAKETVREAGVPVVPGSSGSGLDDGQLAAAAREIGMPVLLKPSAGGGGKGMRLVREEALLADEIASARREARSSFGDDTLLVERWIDRPRHIEIQVLADGHGNVIHLGERECSLQRRHQKVIEEAPSVLLDEATRAAMGEAAVQAARSCGYRGAGTVEFIVPGKDPASYYFMEMNTRLQVEHPVTELVTGLDLVEWQLRVAAGEHLRHAQEDITLTGHAIEARICAEDPARDFLPTGGTVLALHEVQGDGLRTDSGLSRGVEVGSRYDPMLSKVIAHGPDRASALRRLRAALAGTVTLGVTTNAGFLRRLLAHPDVVSGELDTGLVEREAAGLVDGGVPDEVYTAAAAVRQAALEPAVDGGGWRDPFAAPSGFRLGGEPAPVRHWLRVPGHDPVAHDVRPGAEASWQVTPDRVRVTADGVLHTFHRSGDWLGRDGDSWQVTSYDPVAAALRGAAGAHGADTLAAPMPGTVTVVKVAVGDEVAAGQGLLVVEAMKMEHVISAPHAGTVTELDVTAGSTVAMDQILAVITPHEDPDEAAATATEPGAEEGSTR
- a CDS encoding hydroxymethylglutaryl-CoA lyase; this translates as MTAAGLPMEVTAEGLPTRVRIHEVGARDGLQNEQTVVPTEIKAEFIRRLADAGLPTVEATSFVHPKWVPQLADAEQLFPQLDGIDPHRLPVLVPNERGLDRALALGARRIAVFGSATESFAKANLNRTVDEALAMFAPVVARAKDAKVQVRGYLSMCFGDPWEGPVPVAQTVRVCRALLDLGCDELSLGDTIGVATPGHVQTLLASLNEAGVATSRIGVHFHDTYGQALANTFAALQHGVTTVDASAGGLGGCPYAKSATGNLATEDLVWMLHGLGIGTGVDLDRLAATSVWMADVLGRPSPSRTLRALSPKE